The following nucleotide sequence is from Tardiphaga sp. 709.
AATATCAGGACGGTGTTGCGCGAGGTCGCGCCGTATTTGAAACCCTTGGCGGGGACGATGCTCACGCTTGCGGGGAGCGTCGGCGTCGGTACGCTCAAATTTTTGCTGTCCGTGCTTATAGCCGGCTTTCTCTTCCCCTACGGTGCCCAACTGGCCGCAGGCGGAAGGCGTCTTCTTTCCCTCATCGTTCCCGAGCAGAGCGAACATTTGCTGGATTTGGCGGGGGCGACAATCCGCGCCGTCTCTCAGGGCGTGATCGGCGTCGCGGTCTTGCAGGCCCTGCTGGCGGGCATCGGGTTCAAAATGGCCGGCATTCCCAGCGCTGGCCTCCTGGCCTTTGCGGTCATGCTGCTGACCATCATTCAGATCGGCGCAGCAATCGTCATTCTTCCTGTGGTCATCTGGATCTGGATGGACAAGGATTTCACCACGGCACTGCTGTTGACAGTGTTTCTTGGCTTCGTCGGCGTGCTCGACAACATATTGAAACCGCTCGTGATGGGACGCGGACTTACGACGCCGACACTTGTCATCTTCATCGGCGTCATCGGAGGAACTCTTGCACACGGAATTGTTGGCCTCTTTATCGGGCCGATTGTTCTTTCGGTCGCCTGGGAGTTGATGGCGGCATGGATGCGCGAGGATCAATCCAGACCGGCGCCGGGGCTGACTGCGGACCCTTGACCTAGATCAACGATGCCTTGCGCAAAGCCCCTTGAATGACGTGGCGCGACGATGAGGTCGGAACATGTCGAAGGAAGCGTCAAACTTGCTGGGCGGTCCGATGTCCGGGCTCGTTGCTTCGGCGGTGGAATACATGGTCGATGCTGGACAGCGGAGCATGCTGTTCCTGGACGTTATGCGTCAGCGTGGCGATCAGTATCGCGAGCATGTCGCGCAGACCGCACCGCATGTCCTTCAGTATGCAGCCGAATTGATTATCGATGGTCGTGACCTGAACGAGCCTGTGAACTACGCGCTGGTTCGCATCGTTCCGCCCGCGGGCGTTGAAATCGATTTCGAACGACGGCCGTTCATCGTGGTCGATCCTCGTGCAGGTCACGGTCCGGGCATCGGCGGTTTCAAGGCCGACAGTGAAATAGGCGTGGCGATGAAAGCAGGTCACCCCTGCTATTTCATTGGCTTCCTGCCGGAACCGATGCCGGGACAGACCATCGAGCGCATAGCGCGGGCCGAAGCGCAGTTCATCGAGAAGGTCATCGCTCTGCATCCCAAGGCTGACGGCAAGCCTTGCGTCATCGGTAATTGCCAGGCCGGTTGGGCCGTCATGATTTTGGCATCGCTGCGGCCCGAGCTGTTCGGGCCGCTGATCATCGCAGGCGCTCCGCTCGCGTATTGGGAAGGAGTGCACGGAAAATACCCGATGCGCTATTCCGGTGGCCTGATGGGAGGCAGTTGGCTTACCGCGATGACCAGTGATCTCGGTGCCGGAAAATTTGACGGCGCCTGGCTGGTGCAAAATTTCGAGAACCAGAACCCCTCGAACACGCTGTGGACCAAGCAATACAATGTCTATTCCAATATCGATACCGAGGCGGATCGCTATCTTGAGTTCGAGCGTTGGTGGGGCGGCCACGTCAATCTGAATGCTGAAGAAATCCAGTTCATCGTCGACGAGCTTTTCATTGGCAACAACCTCGCCGCGGGCAAGGTCGAGATGTCGGACGGCCGGAAGGTCGACTTGCGCAATATCAGGTCGCCGATCCTGGTGTTCTGCTCCGAGGGCGACAACGTTACGCCGCCGCAGCAAGCGCTGAATTGGATCCTCGATTGCTATGCTGATGTGGATGAGATCAGGGCGTACGGGCAGACGATTGTCTATACGGTTCACCAAAGCATCGGCCATCTGGGGATCTTCGTGTCCGGCGGCGTAGCCAAGAAGGAACATACGGAGTTTTCCAGCAACATCGATCTCATCGATGTATTGCCGCCGGGTCTCTATGAAGCGACCTTTGAAGCCAAGGGGGAGGCGACCGCGAGCGCCGACCTCGTCGTCGGTCAATGGGTGATGCGCTGCGAGGCCCGGACGCTTGATGACATCAGGGCCATGGGCGGTAATTCGCCGGAGGATGAGCGGCGCTTCGCTGCCGCCAAGCGCGTCTCGGAGATGAATCTCGCAGCCTACCGGAAGTATGTTCAACCCTGGCTCAAGAATGCAGTGACGCCGCAGATGGCGGAAATGATGCGCAATTTGCATCCGTTGCGGCTTCAATATGAAGCTTTCAGCAGCAAAAGTCCCTGGATGAGCTGGGTGAAGTCTGCCGCGGACAGCATCGAAGACAATCGCAAGCCGGTCTCCAAAGATAATCCCTTTCTGGCCTTTCAGGAGCAGATGGGGAAGCAGATCGTTCACGCACTGGACGGCTGGCGGGACGCTCAAGAGGCGCTGAGCGAGGCCATGTTCCTCAACATCTATGGGTCGCCGGAATTGCAAGCAGCCCTCGGCATCGACCCGAAGTCCGAGCCGTCGCGCCGCCGGGAAATGTCGGCCGAGCACCGAGCCATGCTCGACAAGAAGATCGCTGAACTCAGGTCCAGGATTGCAGTGGGTGGCCTTCGCGAAGCGACCTTGCGTTCGTTGCTTTATGTTGGCTCTGCGCGGGGAATGGTCGATGAGCGAAGCATCGAGGCGCTGCGCCAGGTTCGGCGCGATCAGGCCGGAGCACAATTAACGCTGTCCGAATTCAAGACTCTGGTGCGCGAGCAGTTCTTCATGCTGTTGCTCGATCCGGAAGGGGCGCTTGCCGCTATTCCGGCGTTGCTGCCTGCGGATCACAATCAAAAGCAGGCGATTTTCGCGGCGATGCGTGAGGTGTTGTCCGCCAGCGGCGAAATCACTGGCGAGCGCGCAGTCAGGCTCGGGCGGATCGCCGGGTTGTTCGGTGTGGAAGCAGGCGGGGTGGGGACGTCAAACGTTACCCATTTCGACCCTGAGGCGAGAGCGTCGTAGGGCAGGTTCAGTCACGGGGAGTGGGAGCAACATCATGTCAGCTGACGCAAGCCAAGCACGATCTCCCAGTAAATATGATCGACTGATCACGGCGGCGAAGGCTGTGCCGCCGGTCCCGACTGTTGTCGTGCATCCTTGCGATGAGACCTCGCTGCGCGGCGCTGTCGATAGTGCGCAAGCAGGCATCATCCGGCCAGTCCTGGTCGGTCCCGCTCAGAAGATCAAGGATACCGCGGAGAAGAGCGGCCTCGCCATCGCGGGCTTCGAGATTGTCGACGCTGCGCATAGCGATGATTCTGCTGCCAAGGGTGTCGAGTTGATTCATGCAGCCAAAGGCGAGATGCTGATGAAAGGCAGCCTGCATACCGACGAACTCATGCGAGCCGTGACGGCAAAAGTCGGCGGCTTGCGCACCAATCGGCGCATCAGCCACGTGTTCGTGATGGACGTTCCGGCCTACGCCGAGACCATTTTTGTCACAGATGCGGCAATCAACATCTTTCCGGATCTCGCAGCCAAGCGGGATATCATTCAAAATGCCATCGATCTCTACAATCAAGCGGGGTTCGGCCAGTCTCCACGCGTGGCGATCCTCTCGGCGGTGGAGACTGTCACCGCCATGATTCCCTCGACGATCGAGGCGGCGGCGCTTTGTAAAATGGCCGACCGCGGCCAGATCACCGGCGGGGTGCTCGACGGCCCATTGGCCTTCGACAATGCCATCGATGTTGAGGCAGCGCGGATCAAGGGCATCAAGTCCGAGGTCGCAGGACGCGCGCAGATACTTGTTGTTCCCGACCTTGAGGCCGGCAACATGCTGGCAAAGAATCTCGCTTACTTCGCCAAGGCTGATGGCGCCGGTATCGTGTTGGGGGCCAGGGTGCCCGTCGTGTTGACGTCGCGTGCGGACACGGCGCGCGCCCGGATGGCGTCCTGCGCCATAGCCTCGCTATACGCGCATGCGAGGCGTCAGCATGCACCAACAGTTTCCGGGTGATAGTCATGGATACAATTCTTGTCGTCAATGCTGGCTCCTCAAGCGTCAAGTTTCAGATTTTCTCGGTTGAGGGAGAGGGGAACTTACAAAGGCGGATCAAGGGCCAGATAGATGGAATCGGCAGCCGCCCGCGGCTACGTGCGAATGGCCAGAACGGCGATCCGATGGCTGATCGTGCTTATCCGATCGAGGCCGTGGCAGATGTACCAGCGGCGATGTCTGTCGCCGGCGCCTGGCTGCGTGACGAGCTGAATATCAACCCAATCGCCGTCGGCCATCGCGTCGTTCATGGCGGACCGGATTATGCAAATCCGGTCTTGATCGACCATGGAGTTGTGGGGCGGCTGGAACGGTACGTCTCTCTGGCTCCCCTGCACCAGCCACATAATCTGGCACCGATCAGGACAATTCTAAACAACTTCCCAACCCTGCCGCAGGTTGCCTGTTTCGACACTGCCTTCCATCGCGATCATGATGCGCTGGCGGACTACTATGCGATCCCGCATCAGCTTCATGCCGAAGGCATCAGGCGCTACGGCTTCCATGGCCTGTCCTACGAGTATATCGCCAAGCGCTTGTCGCAAGTCGCATCGAACGTCGCTGGCGGGCGCGTGATCGTCGCCCATCTCGGTAGCGGTGCATCGATGTGCGCGATCAAGAACGGAAAGAGTGTCGAGAGCACCATGGGCTTTACAGCGCTCGATGGTCTCGCAATGGGAACACGTGCGGGCCAGCTCGATCCGGGCGTCGTGCTCTATCTGATCGCGGAAAAAGGGATGTCCGTCTCCAAAGTGCAGGATTTCCTCTATCGGGATTGCGGTCTGAAAGGACTGTCCGGGGTCAGCAATGACATGCGAGAGCTCCAGACCAGCGGCGATCCGCGCGCTGCATTTGCGGTCGACTATTTCGTCTATCGGGTCGGCCTCCACGCCGGCATGCTGGTGGCCGCGCTGCAGGGCCTCGACGCCTTCGTATTCACCGCCGGGATCGGCGAGAATTCGGCCACGATCCGAGCGCGCATTGCTGAGAGACTGACCTGGCTTGGGGTCACACTCGATGCAAGCGCGAATGCGGCAAATGCCAGCAAGATTTCAGGGGC
It contains:
- a CDS encoding AI-2E family transporter, with translation MKTLRRVLSGDDVIQLVVRVGLLALLVIWTFIVIRSFVPILAWSGVLAVAFYPAFNWLAKLLGGRPRTAATILTIVNLGIVIGPATWLGLSAVDGVRQLADDLSAGNLVIPSPPEHIKEWRFVGPQLYEIWSRAFSNIRTVLREVAPYLKPLAGTMLTLAGSVGVGTLKFLLSVLIAGFLFPYGAQLAAGGRRLLSLIVPEQSEHLLDLAGATIRAVSQGVIGVAVLQALLAGIGFKMAGIPSAGLLAFAVMLLTIIQIGAAIVILPVVIWIWMDKDFTTALLLTVFLGFVGVLDNILKPLVMGRGLTTPTLVIFIGVIGGTLAHGIVGLFIGPIVLSVAWELMAAWMREDQSRPAPGLTADP
- a CDS encoding DUF3141 domain-containing protein, translating into MSKEASNLLGGPMSGLVASAVEYMVDAGQRSMLFLDVMRQRGDQYREHVAQTAPHVLQYAAELIIDGRDLNEPVNYALVRIVPPAGVEIDFERRPFIVVDPRAGHGPGIGGFKADSEIGVAMKAGHPCYFIGFLPEPMPGQTIERIARAEAQFIEKVIALHPKADGKPCVIGNCQAGWAVMILASLRPELFGPLIIAGAPLAYWEGVHGKYPMRYSGGLMGGSWLTAMTSDLGAGKFDGAWLVQNFENQNPSNTLWTKQYNVYSNIDTEADRYLEFERWWGGHVNLNAEEIQFIVDELFIGNNLAAGKVEMSDGRKVDLRNIRSPILVFCSEGDNVTPPQQALNWILDCYADVDEIRAYGQTIVYTVHQSIGHLGIFVSGGVAKKEHTEFSSNIDLIDVLPPGLYEATFEAKGEATASADLVVGQWVMRCEARTLDDIRAMGGNSPEDERRFAAAKRVSEMNLAAYRKYVQPWLKNAVTPQMAEMMRNLHPLRLQYEAFSSKSPWMSWVKSAADSIEDNRKPVSKDNPFLAFQEQMGKQIVHALDGWRDAQEALSEAMFLNIYGSPELQAALGIDPKSEPSRRREMSAEHRAMLDKKIAELRSRIAVGGLREATLRSLLYVGSARGMVDERSIEALRQVRRDQAGAQLTLSEFKTLVREQFFMLLLDPEGALAAIPALLPADHNQKQAIFAAMREVLSASGEITGERAVRLGRIAGLFGVEAGGVGTSNVTHFDPEARAS
- a CDS encoding phosphate acetyltransferase, yielding MSADASQARSPSKYDRLITAAKAVPPVPTVVVHPCDETSLRGAVDSAQAGIIRPVLVGPAQKIKDTAEKSGLAIAGFEIVDAAHSDDSAAKGVELIHAAKGEMLMKGSLHTDELMRAVTAKVGGLRTNRRISHVFVMDVPAYAETIFVTDAAINIFPDLAAKRDIIQNAIDLYNQAGFGQSPRVAILSAVETVTAMIPSTIEAAALCKMADRGQITGGVLDGPLAFDNAIDVEAARIKGIKSEVAGRAQILVVPDLEAGNMLAKNLAYFAKADGAGIVLGARVPVVLTSRADTARARMASCAIASLYAHARRQHAPTVSG
- a CDS encoding acetate/propionate family kinase, with the translated sequence MDTILVVNAGSSSVKFQIFSVEGEGNLQRRIKGQIDGIGSRPRLRANGQNGDPMADRAYPIEAVADVPAAMSVAGAWLRDELNINPIAVGHRVVHGGPDYANPVLIDHGVVGRLERYVSLAPLHQPHNLAPIRTILNNFPTLPQVACFDTAFHRDHDALADYYAIPHQLHAEGIRRYGFHGLSYEYIAKRLSQVASNVAGGRVIVAHLGSGASMCAIKNGKSVESTMGFTALDGLAMGTRAGQLDPGVVLYLIAEKGMSVSKVQDFLYRDCGLKGLSGVSNDMRELQTSGDPRAAFAVDYFVYRVGLHAGMLVAALQGLDAFVFTAGIGENSATIRARIAERLTWLGVTLDASANAANASKISGADSRVPVFVIPTDEELMIAQHTLTLLMNPKTQNQKRERVS